CACGAAGACTAAATAACAATGAACTTCTACAGAGAATATCTGACTATGAAATTAGTCATGTTCCTAGAGAATATGTTAATTACTATGGTAAGTCCACTTTATTTACTGCCTTTAATTTGTTATATGTAGGAATCATTAAACTGTGAAACAGATATGGTTTTGGTCAAAacttttataatcattttttttaattaaattgtttgtgTAAAACAAATAAGCTGAACCTCACTTCTTGCTTACCTAAATTTTGCTGCCATTTCTTGAAAATGAAGTAAAAagattactattatattttgtgAGCATTTATTTAATTGGAATTATGGAAAttgaaaaacaattaatttggttatattttaacttatttcggttcaaattaaattattttggtgAGCTTTTAAATCTGTTGCTATTGTATAATATGATTAGGCAGGTAAATTGTAAAGGAGGAAAATATTTTAAGGTGTTCTgctaattttaaatagttttttaattatgaatcaTTACAGCCCTTGAAAACAAGCTACCCGCTTTTAACAAGGAGAAAACAGAAACTGGTGTAAACAATCAGTTTTTTATACCTCAAGATAAAACACAAAGAATTAAGGATACAATCATAGAGGAAATTGGAAGATATTGGCGTGATCTAGCTAGGAATCTCAAAATACGAGAAATTGTTATTGAAGATATTGACAGTAAACATCAAGCATTAAGTGAAAAGGCGAAAGATATACTTGACACATATTTTGAACGCTGTGATAAACAAAGATGGTTCTACACATTATGTGAAGCTTTAGAGAAATCACGCAGAAAGGATTTGTGCAGATCTATTCAAGAAATCATGGTTATGAATATATAATTCCCAAACCATTTACCTCGTAATATAAAACCTATAtagtaattttatgaaaaataggtTTTTGTTTGAGAATAAATTTCTATAGTGAAGTATGTAGTTTTTATAACAacttttcaaattatatttaaaatcaatattaaaaaaccaattatacattataaaaatgtgaaaatgtatcagttttttcattcatttgcAATGAA
The genomic region above belongs to Pararge aegeria chromosome 8, ilParAegt1.1, whole genome shotgun sequence and contains:
- the LOC120625719 gene encoding fas-associated death domain protein, producing the protein MTLSEYTHLKQQIVLNLGKSDNRHLLLKLKEFYKDDIDSERKYEQVNTIGQLLKILEIRDVLSEDDIGPLKEIARRLNNNELLQRISDYEISHVPREYVNYYALENKLPAFNKEKTETGVNNQFFIPQDKTQRIKDTIIEEIGRYWRDLARNLKIREIVIEDIDSKHQALSEKAKDILDTYFERCDKQRWFYTLCEALEKSRRKDLCRSIQEIMVMNI